One genomic region from Sphingobacterium sp. UGAL515B_05 encodes:
- a CDS encoding DUF4998 domain-containing protein: MKRYIILLSLFIVALLAACSKMDEFTEHTDGKAIIYPAKLDSIRIRSGKYRIQVEGVYRASSGVSELRIYWNSKQDSMKIPVKLTGKVDTVRYLIDKLPEGPINLEIRSVDAAGRFSVPTYVVGNVYGDRYREGLYQRVVLEQNFIAGQQLQLGLQNVSETMGFDGLRIAYRNWDGGTTDTVVRTKNQDEKIGLQRYLPGAEVSYRTVFRPDSSAIDTFMVKSTKLAVKKDNITPWYLQNYKTPFTATVYDGNRWGVLDNWMTNAAMKNHNGYGGFGSDDGGVVNIEAGWGAPAIVNGKIEQKVTLLPGKYRFFCNLSWTNYDQPPAKLVVSKANSGIPDLEQIQQAMAHADVKSDGVYFEIKEKVTVNMGMLVNFQPDHYMKINAFQINLQ, translated from the coding sequence ATGAAAAGATATATCATATTGCTGTCCTTGTTTATCGTGGCGCTGTTGGCGGCTTGTTCCAAAATGGACGAGTTTACCGAACACACCGACGGGAAAGCAATTATCTACCCGGCAAAGCTCGATTCGATTAGAATTCGTTCGGGAAAATACCGTATACAAGTAGAAGGTGTCTATAGAGCTTCCTCGGGTGTTTCTGAGCTGCGTATCTATTGGAACAGTAAGCAGGATTCGATGAAAATACCGGTCAAACTGACGGGTAAGGTGGATACCGTACGTTATTTAATCGACAAACTGCCTGAAGGGCCCATAAATTTAGAAATTCGTAGTGTGGATGCCGCAGGGCGCTTTTCCGTTCCCACCTATGTGGTGGGGAACGTATATGGCGATCGTTATCGCGAAGGACTTTACCAACGTGTGGTACTCGAACAGAATTTTATTGCTGGACAGCAACTGCAATTGGGTTTGCAAAATGTATCGGAAACCATGGGCTTTGATGGACTGCGTATCGCGTATAGAAATTGGGATGGTGGTACCACAGATACCGTGGTGCGTACCAAAAATCAGGATGAGAAGATTGGTCTTCAACGCTATCTTCCTGGTGCCGAAGTTTCGTATCGTACTGTGTTCAGACCCGATAGTTCGGCCATCGATACCTTTATGGTCAAATCGACCAAATTGGCTGTGAAAAAAGACAACATTACACCTTGGTACCTCCAGAATTACAAAACACCATTTACAGCGACGGTCTATGACGGTAATCGCTGGGGAGTTTTGGACAACTGGATGACAAACGCTGCCATGAAAAACCATAACGGTTACGGTGGTTTTGGATCGGATGATGGCGGTGTGGTCAACATTGAAGCAGGCTGGGGAGCTCCGGCTATCGTAAATGGTAAAATAGAGCAAAAAGTAACCTTATTACCCGGTAAGTATCGTTTTTTTTGTAACTTATCCTGGACAAATTATGATCAACCGCCAGCAAAACTGGTTGTTAGCAAAGCAAACAGTGGAATTCCAGATCTTGAGCAGATTCAACAGGCAATGGCCCATGCTGATGTTAAATCAGATGGCGTTTATTTTGAAATCAAAGAAAAGGTTACGGTCAATATGGGAATGCTGGTCAATTTTCAACCTGACCATTACATGAAGATCAACGCTTTTCAAATCAATTTACAATAA
- a CDS encoding alpha-galactosidase, whose translation MKTVIFALSFMLCTFMLCAQPFQVKKNGLTLTYNKLDGTYSLSKDQVAYIQQASAYLALANGQKISTDKLKGTRSVTEKRIQDNLGKGIQYTISVKTQQGITLLQHFYCYDTIDGVILELEVRGKNIASNELVPIWSNASVAGLGKSLYQLAVPFDNDTFISYENNVLARNSKRSAEVGVVYDKDSGKGLLIGSLDQSVWKSGIAIEGDQGQYTHLAAQAGFTDVTITRDSMAHGTVKGDVIRSPKYLVSYDKDWRIGLENYAKIHRKLSPAYVKSWQGATPVGWNSWGVIQEKLNFQNATGTADYFAKDIPYFRNANGEAFIDLDSFWDNMTPGGMSGDYTQLKQFVRYCDSLGLKPGVYWAPFTDWGHGSGPDRKAEGSQFTFGQLWTKTQKGYHNLDGGRALDPTHPGTLARMDVILGKLVDCGFRMIKVDFLSHAAIESTGFYDKKIQTGMQAYAVGMKHLVDVLQGKMLIYAAISPSLATAQFAHMRRIACDAWKTIDQTQYTLNSVSYGWWQTYLYDFIDADHLVFHDESPEVNKARLLSGVVTGTIILGDDLSKKENWQPKMNQYLQDPEILKIIADGKSFRPAGFVEGKAANTYYYKKIGTTLYVAVFNYNTTPAAINIDFKQIGLEPNTTYKAVELFEKTAQEFTAKNPIAFEQAGAKLLKIAL comes from the coding sequence ATGAAGACAGTTATTTTCGCGCTAAGTTTTATGCTATGTACCTTCATGTTATGCGCACAGCCTTTTCAGGTCAAGAAAAATGGCCTAACGTTGACCTATAACAAACTAGATGGAACATATTCACTAAGTAAAGATCAAGTCGCCTATATCCAACAAGCAAGTGCCTATCTGGCACTTGCTAATGGACAAAAAATTAGTACTGATAAACTGAAAGGAACCCGCAGCGTCACAGAAAAGCGTATTCAGGACAATTTGGGCAAAGGCATACAGTATACCATTTCGGTTAAAACCCAACAGGGCATCACATTGCTGCAGCATTTTTATTGCTACGACACAATAGATGGTGTCATCCTTGAACTGGAAGTTAGGGGTAAAAATATAGCCAGCAATGAACTTGTGCCGATCTGGTCAAATGCGTCGGTTGCCGGCCTGGGAAAATCCTTGTACCAACTGGCTGTTCCTTTTGATAACGATACGTTTATTTCGTATGAAAACAATGTCCTTGCAAGGAATAGTAAGCGCAGCGCCGAAGTCGGTGTTGTATACGATAAGGACAGCGGAAAAGGGCTGTTGATTGGTTCATTGGATCAATCCGTCTGGAAATCGGGTATCGCGATCGAAGGAGATCAGGGGCAATATACCCACCTGGCAGCGCAGGCCGGATTTACGGATGTAACTATCACACGTGATTCCATGGCGCACGGGACGGTGAAGGGGGATGTCATTCGTTCCCCAAAATACCTCGTGTCTTACGACAAGGATTGGCGCATTGGGCTCGAAAACTATGCTAAAATCCACCGGAAACTATCGCCGGCCTATGTGAAATCTTGGCAAGGTGCCACACCTGTCGGCTGGAACAGCTGGGGCGTGATACAGGAAAAACTTAATTTTCAGAATGCCACAGGCACAGCAGACTATTTCGCAAAAGATATTCCTTATTTCCGCAACGCAAATGGCGAGGCTTTTATAGATCTTGACTCTTTTTGGGATAATATGACGCCCGGAGGTATGTCAGGTGACTACACGCAGCTGAAGCAATTTGTTCGCTATTGTGATTCTTTGGGCCTCAAGCCCGGCGTCTATTGGGCTCCTTTTACAGACTGGGGGCATGGAAGTGGCCCCGACCGCAAGGCGGAGGGAAGTCAGTTTACCTTTGGCCAGCTCTGGACCAAAACCCAGAAAGGCTACCACAATTTAGATGGTGGTCGGGCTCTTGACCCGACACATCCCGGTACGTTGGCCCGTATGGATGTGATCTTAGGGAAATTGGTCGACTGTGGCTTCCGAATGATCAAGGTCGATTTCCTCTCTCATGCGGCAATCGAATCCACAGGTTTTTACGATAAAAAAATTCAGACAGGTATGCAGGCGTATGCTGTGGGGATGAAACATCTCGTCGACGTGCTGCAGGGTAAAATGTTGATCTATGCCGCAATTTCGCCGTCTTTGGCAACTGCCCAATTTGCACACATGCGCAGAATAGCCTGCGACGCCTGGAAGACGATCGATCAAACTCAATATACGCTAAACAGCGTTAGTTACGGCTGGTGGCAAACCTATCTCTACGATTTTATCGATGCCGACCACCTGGTCTTTCACGATGAAAGCCCTGAAGTCAATAAGGCAAGATTGCTTTCCGGTGTGGTAACAGGGACCATTATTCTTGGCGACGACCTGTCGAAAAAAGAAAACTGGCAGCCAAAGATGAATCAATATCTGCAGGATCCCGAAATTCTAAAAATTATAGCCGACGGTAAAAGCTTCCGTCCGGCAGGATTTGTAGAAGGAAAAGCAGCAAATACGTATTATTACAAAAAAATTGGAACAACGCTGTATGTGGCCGTATTTAATTACAATACAACCCCGGCAGCAATAAACATAGATTTTAAACAGATTGGCCTGGAGCCAAATACAACCTATAAGGCGGTGGAACTGTTTGAAAAAACAGCGCAGGAATTTACTGCTAAAAATCCCATTGCCTTTGAGCAAGCAGGAGCAAAATTGCTTAAGATTGCTCTTTAG
- a CDS encoding GntR family transcriptional regulator, with translation MKITKEEQFKALIDRIKRLEALNGLSKHECIVQGVLDAIDANELEVHASLPSVNNLIQYLGYARETFAKAYRDLIAHGVVESKNRKGYFVVSNNTQLKQKVAVLLYAYDTFQDTLVSELRANLPEEVTVDLFFHHNNMETFEDIFNRIQGRYTVYIVAPIENKDSERLLRNIPVSKLLIIDRLMDLGAEYSYVSQEFEAATYAVFRELYPKIKKYKEVIFYFRENTAEPNEIKNAFLRFLKDHKIKGRIEKQYHVGDLKKGKLYFTIHNPELYQMLKEVLQKGWTLGEDLGILSHNDDVIKEIISGGITTFSTSFARIGAEAAKFVLERTLIREVVPTTLADRGSV, from the coding sequence ATGAAGATAACCAAAGAAGAACAGTTTAAGGCGTTGATCGATCGGATCAAACGATTGGAAGCTTTAAATGGGCTTTCGAAACATGAATGTATCGTACAGGGCGTGTTGGATGCCATTGATGCCAATGAACTGGAGGTGCACGCCAGTTTGCCTTCTGTCAATAACTTGATCCAATACCTGGGCTATGCACGCGAAACCTTTGCCAAAGCTTACCGTGACCTGATTGCTCATGGTGTGGTGGAATCCAAAAATAGAAAAGGATATTTTGTAGTCAGTAATAACACGCAGTTGAAACAGAAAGTTGCCGTCCTGTTATATGCTTACGATACTTTTCAGGATACCTTGGTATCCGAATTGCGGGCCAATCTTCCGGAGGAAGTGACGGTCGATCTTTTTTTCCATCACAACAATATGGAAACCTTTGAGGATATTTTCAACCGGATTCAGGGACGCTATACGGTATATATTGTCGCTCCCATTGAAAATAAAGATTCTGAGCGTTTATTGCGAAATATTCCTGTGTCAAAACTATTGATTATCGACCGGCTGATGGATTTGGGTGCGGAATATTCTTATGTTTCTCAGGAATTTGAAGCAGCCACCTATGCTGTGTTTCGGGAGCTTTATCCAAAGATCAAAAAGTATAAAGAAGTGATCTTCTATTTTAGGGAAAATACAGCCGAACCCAATGAAATCAAAAATGCTTTCTTACGCTTTCTGAAAGACCATAAGATAAAAGGACGTATCGAAAAGCAGTACCATGTAGGTGATCTAAAAAAGGGGAAACTGTATTTTACCATTCATAATCCGGAACTCTATCAGATGTTAAAAGAGGTGCTGCAAAAGGGCTGGACCTTGGGCGAGGATCTGGGGATTTTATCGCATAATGATGATGTCATCAAAGAGATTATCAGCGGTGGTATTACCACCTTTTCAACAAGTTTTGCACGGATTGGGGCCGAAGCAGCCAAGTTTGTGCTCGAAAGAACATTGATTCGGGAAGTGGTGCCGACAACATTGGCAGATCGCGGCTCTGTCTAA
- a CDS encoding solute:sodium symporter family transporter, with protein sequence MIVFSFCLFTGLVALGSLWKFKTNYSNTLNGFFLAGKSNSFWMVGSALLLTNLSANQFIGENESVYINNLSVIGWGVSSVVAMLLVSEFLLPIYFKHGFRTVPDFLALRFDPKTKMLVSILILIGYIVNLLPPVLYGGALSLATMFDVPGLLHISYWQSIWILVWALGIIGSLYSILGGLKLISLSDLGLGLCLFLLALLIPIFAFWYLGNGDIWTGVLQLFHDKKEHLNAVGGKHDAVPFSTLFTGMLLINFYYWGMEPYIAQQALSAKNLKEAQKGMTLAAGGKLLMPLLINLPGLLAVHLLPHVQPTASVFPKLIVLIFPDVLIGFSLALVFGAAMTTYTAGLQSCGSLFVFNIYKPYLERRNRTLSERELVKKGKLFELIISISAIFIAPFILFAHDGFYTYLQTVSGLFNMPIFTIMILGILSRRVTPRMAQIGLFLYMVSYFVLVFVWKTELHYLHLFALLFIAVALVIWGEVN encoded by the coding sequence ATGATAGTTTTTAGTTTTTGTCTTTTTACCGGTTTGGTCGCTTTGGGATCCTTATGGAAGTTTAAAACCAACTATTCCAATACCTTAAATGGCTTTTTCCTTGCCGGAAAGAGCAATAGTTTTTGGATGGTAGGCTCGGCTTTGCTATTAACCAACCTGAGCGCCAACCAGTTTATCGGTGAAAATGAATCGGTCTATATCAACAACCTGTCGGTCATCGGCTGGGGGGTGAGCTCGGTGGTCGCGATGCTCCTGGTTTCGGAATTTCTGCTGCCTATCTATTTTAAACATGGTTTTCGGACGGTGCCGGACTTCCTTGCACTGCGGTTTGATCCGAAAACTAAAATGTTGGTGTCTATCCTGATTCTGATCGGATACATCGTCAACTTATTGCCACCGGTATTATACGGTGGTGCACTAAGCCTAGCTACAATGTTTGATGTGCCCGGACTGCTGCACATCAGTTATTGGCAGAGTATCTGGATACTGGTCTGGGCCCTCGGTATCATCGGGAGCTTATACAGCATTTTGGGCGGATTGAAGTTGATCTCCCTGTCTGACCTCGGTTTGGGCCTCTGTCTGTTTTTGCTCGCACTATTGATTCCGATTTTTGCCTTTTGGTATTTGGGGAATGGTGACATCTGGACGGGGGTACTCCAGTTATTTCACGATAAAAAAGAACATCTCAATGCCGTCGGTGGAAAGCATGATGCGGTTCCATTTTCGACTTTATTTACCGGCATGCTGCTGATCAATTTTTACTATTGGGGGATGGAACCCTATATCGCACAACAGGCATTGAGCGCCAAAAATCTAAAGGAAGCACAAAAAGGAATGACTTTGGCTGCGGGAGGCAAACTTCTGATGCCATTATTGATCAATTTACCTGGCCTTCTGGCGGTACACTTATTGCCGCATGTGCAGCCCACAGCTTCTGTTTTTCCGAAACTCATTGTCCTAATTTTTCCGGATGTATTGATTGGTTTTTCATTGGCCTTGGTCTTTGGTGCGGCAATGACTACCTATACTGCTGGCCTTCAGAGCTGTGGCAGCTTATTTGTTTTTAATATTTATAAACCTTACCTGGAACGTAGAAACAGAACGCTCAGTGAAAGGGAGCTGGTCAAAAAAGGAAAACTGTTCGAATTGATCATCTCTATCTCGGCCATATTTATTGCACCTTTTATCCTCTTTGCCCATGACGGATTTTATACGTACCTCCAAACCGTGTCGGGGCTGTTCAATATGCCCATTTTCACCATTATGATCTTGGGGATTCTATCGCGTCGCGTTACGCCAAGGATGGCACAAATCGGCCTGTTCCTGTACATGGTCAGCTACTTCGTTCTGGTGTTTGTCTGGAAGACAGAGCTACACTATCTGCACCTGTTCGCGCTATTGTTTATCGCTGTAGCACTGGTCATCTGGGGGGAAGTAAACTGA
- a CDS encoding glycosyl hydrolase family 95 catalytic domain-containing protein yields MKYVLLTLLIICFGTSQAQRYYLWDDRPAKDWMTEAYPIGNGRIGAMIFAGVNQEHIQFNENSLWTGDEQETGAYQAFGDLFVRFDSDINKPFTAYSRKLNLDKGLHEIAYQQDGQQINRRYFASQPDQVMVFDYANSKKGKLNAQIALRDAHGKVVQAEDAHLWFQGTLDNGMRYAAQVRVQVVGGSLSKTTDEKGQTVLTVKSADRLILLLSAATDYANTRATNWKSAEEPMQVNERYLQQAERYGVNKLLARHVADYTALFNRVTLDLDHSQLDAKQTTKALLEAYKKQPIPALEALVYQYGRYLLISSSRKGGLPANLQGLWNNSNNPPWRSDYHSNINVQMNYWPAEVANLGESAWPYLDYINSMREVKKINTQKEFPGVRGWTVKTENNIFGGESFLWNTPGSAWYAQALWEHYAFNKDEKYLREFAYPILKEISEFWDDRLVRRPDGTVVAPKGWSPEHGPTEDAVSYDHQIIYDLFNNYIQASTVLNMDADYRKHIAALRDALLKPKIGKWGQLQEWETDRDDPQDKHRHVSHLFGLYPGNQFSVLKTPELAKAARVTLTARGDESTGWSMAWKVAFWARLQDGNHAYKILTNFINLVGGDGIDYNNGGGVYANLLCAHPPFQIDGNLGYVAAVSEMLLQSQTDVLELLPALPHRWSAGTVKGLKARGNVHIEKMEWSNSSIRQLILSSPQDQTIQVLSPSPLAGLSPQQEINGKYLYKIQLKANKTVKFVNKS; encoded by the coding sequence ATGAAATACGTTCTCTTAACACTCTTGATCATTTGTTTTGGCACTTCCCAGGCCCAACGGTATTATCTCTGGGATGATCGACCTGCCAAAGATTGGATGACCGAAGCATACCCGATCGGAAATGGACGAATAGGAGCCATGATCTTTGCGGGCGTAAATCAGGAACATATCCAATTTAATGAAAATAGCCTCTGGACAGGTGATGAACAGGAGACAGGTGCCTATCAGGCTTTTGGTGATCTTTTTGTTCGTTTTGACTCCGATATTAATAAACCCTTTACCGCCTATAGCCGGAAATTGAATTTGGATAAGGGCTTACATGAAATAGCCTACCAGCAGGATGGACAGCAAATCAACCGCCGGTATTTTGCGAGTCAGCCCGATCAGGTCATGGTATTTGACTATGCAAATAGTAAAAAAGGGAAACTCAATGCCCAGATCGCACTTCGGGATGCACATGGGAAGGTGGTGCAGGCAGAAGATGCTCACCTGTGGTTTCAGGGAACGCTCGACAATGGTATGCGGTATGCCGCACAGGTACGCGTACAGGTCGTCGGTGGTTCACTTTCCAAAACGACAGATGAAAAAGGACAGACTGTCCTTACCGTAAAATCTGCCGATCGACTTATTCTGCTGCTGAGTGCCGCAACAGATTACGCCAATACACGGGCAACCAACTGGAAGTCGGCCGAAGAACCGATGCAGGTCAATGAGCGTTATCTGCAGCAAGCGGAAAGATATGGCGTAAATAAGCTGCTGGCACGGCACGTTGCAGATTATACAGCGCTGTTTAACCGCGTGACGCTTGATCTTGACCATAGCCAGCTGGACGCTAAGCAAACAACAAAAGCGCTGTTGGAAGCCTATAAAAAACAGCCGATCCCGGCTCTGGAAGCATTAGTATATCAATATGGACGTTATCTGCTGATCAGTTCCTCACGGAAAGGCGGTTTGCCTGCAAATCTGCAAGGGCTTTGGAATAACAGTAACAATCCACCATGGCGCTCAGATTACCATTCCAATATCAATGTACAGATGAACTATTGGCCTGCAGAAGTCGCTAATCTGGGTGAATCGGCCTGGCCTTACCTCGATTATATCAATAGCATGCGTGAGGTGAAAAAAATAAATACACAAAAGGAATTTCCGGGCGTAAGGGGCTGGACCGTAAAGACCGAAAATAATATCTTCGGTGGGGAGAGCTTCCTTTGGAACACCCCCGGAAGTGCCTGGTATGCTCAGGCGCTCTGGGAGCATTATGCCTTTAACAAGGACGAGAAATACCTGCGCGAATTTGCATACCCGATTTTAAAAGAAATAAGTGAGTTTTGGGATGATCGTCTGGTTCGAAGACCGGATGGAACTGTGGTGGCGCCAAAGGGCTGGTCGCCGGAACATGGCCCCACAGAGGATGCCGTGAGCTATGACCACCAGATTATTTACGATCTTTTTAACAACTACATCCAGGCGAGCACAGTTTTAAATATGGACGCCGATTACCGTAAGCATATCGCGGCACTTCGCGATGCGCTGCTCAAACCCAAAATCGGTAAATGGGGACAGTTGCAGGAGTGGGAAACGGATCGTGATGATCCACAGGACAAGCATCGCCATGTCTCGCATCTGTTTGGCCTGTACCCCGGTAACCAGTTCTCTGTTTTAAAAACACCGGAACTGGCCAAAGCTGCACGAGTTACCCTCACCGCGCGAGGCGACGAATCCACCGGTTGGTCCATGGCCTGGAAGGTGGCTTTTTGGGCCCGCTTGCAGGATGGGAATCACGCCTATAAAATCCTAACTAATTTCATTAACCTCGTCGGCGGCGATGGTATTGATTACAACAATGGCGGTGGCGTTTACGCCAACTTGCTCTGCGCGCATCCACCTTTTCAGATTGATGGCAACCTGGGTTATGTGGCTGCGGTGAGTGAAATGTTGCTGCAGTCGCAAACGGATGTGCTGGAATTACTTCCTGCACTGCCTCATCGCTGGTCGGCCGGAACAGTGAAAGGACTCAAAGCCCGGGGCAATGTACACATCGAAAAGATGGAATGGAGCAACAGCAGCATTAGACAGCTTATTCTTTCATCGCCGCAAGATCAAACGATTCAGGTGTTAAGTCCTTCGCCATTGGCAGGTCTAAGCCCACAGCAGGAAATCAATGGTAAATACCTTTATAAGATTCAATTAAAAGCAAACAAAACAGTCAAGTTCGTTAACAAATCCTAA
- a CDS encoding alpha-galactosidase — MPTHHFKHVVLGLLMTHGLVHLEAQAQSKQIPIETRSNALVLEYDSTKTLKMLYYGEKLSDSKEYSTIASGYRQLTDYSGLSNAAYTPSGSKNLLEPAISVVHADGNRSLDLRYEKHAVKNLDANVKQLDITLKDPVYDIYVVLHYKSFLNEDIIEQWATIQNKEKKVVTLEKFASANLTLRSKAYWLRQYHGDWAKEMQVDEAPLTHGIKVLDSKLGTRANLFQPPSFMVSLGKAASEDEGTVLMASLGYSGNFKVDFEVDYLNNLRIIAGINNYASNVKLASNQEFTTPKLIYTLSTKGKGTASRNLHNWARKYQLLDGNGERLTLLNNWEATYFDFNEQKLKGLLQDTKKLGVDLFLLDDGWFGNKYPRNSDHSSLGDWQPNRTKLPNGIATLVEEATKQGVKFGIWVEPEMVSPKSELYEQHPDWVVKQPQREEHYFRNQLILDLTNPKVQDFVFQILDDLFTKNPALAYIKWDCNAVIYNAHSAFLKDQGAFYVSYVEGLYKVLERIRSKYPKVPMMLCSGGGGRVDYAALRYFTEFWPSDNTDPLERIFMQYEYSYFFPAISTSNHVTDWGKQSLKFRTDVAMMGKLGFDIVVSHLKEQDLLFCQQAVKNYDALKGTIWHGEQYRLADPREGDFAALSYVNNQKTEAVIFNYLVNNRYGIGTTDPVRLKGLDAQKQYRVEEINLYPGTKSSLGQGQTYSGDYLMKVGVNPDLNSNRPSVLLKISAL, encoded by the coding sequence ATGCCAACCCATCATTTTAAACATGTTGTACTCGGGCTTTTGATGACCCATGGGCTTGTGCATCTGGAGGCACAGGCGCAGTCCAAACAGATTCCTATTGAAACCAGATCGAATGCCTTAGTGTTGGAGTACGATTCCACGAAAACACTGAAAATGCTTTATTACGGTGAAAAATTGAGTGATTCTAAAGAGTACTCGACCATTGCAAGCGGTTATAGGCAATTGACCGATTATAGTGGCCTCTCCAATGCGGCGTATACCCCCTCAGGTTCAAAAAACCTATTGGAACCAGCCATCAGTGTCGTTCATGCTGATGGTAACCGTTCACTTGACCTGCGCTATGAAAAGCATGCGGTGAAAAACCTGGATGCCAATGTCAAACAGCTTGATATCACCCTAAAAGATCCGGTATACGATATTTATGTCGTTTTACACTACAAATCGTTTTTGAATGAGGATATCATTGAGCAGTGGGCAACGATCCAGAATAAGGAAAAGAAGGTCGTCACGCTGGAAAAATTTGCTTCGGCCAATCTGACCCTGCGCTCCAAGGCGTATTGGCTACGGCAGTACCATGGCGACTGGGCAAAAGAAATGCAGGTGGACGAGGCTCCGTTAACACATGGCATCAAAGTGCTGGACAGTAAGCTCGGAACACGCGCGAATTTATTCCAACCACCTTCCTTTATGGTGTCTCTGGGCAAGGCGGCATCCGAAGATGAAGGAACAGTACTGATGGCAAGCCTCGGGTATAGTGGAAATTTTAAGGTGGATTTTGAAGTGGATTACCTCAATAACCTGCGTATCATTGCCGGAATAAATAACTATGCTTCCAATGTGAAATTAGCCAGCAACCAGGAATTTACAACACCCAAATTGATTTATACCTTGTCGACAAAGGGAAAAGGCACCGCCTCCCGAAATCTGCACAATTGGGCCCGAAAATATCAGCTGCTGGATGGAAATGGCGAACGCCTAACTTTACTCAACAATTGGGAGGCGACCTACTTTGATTTTAATGAACAAAAATTAAAAGGTTTGCTCCAGGATACCAAAAAACTAGGGGTAGATTTATTTTTATTGGATGACGGCTGGTTTGGAAATAAATATCCGCGTAACAGCGATCATTCCAGTCTAGGAGATTGGCAACCGAACCGGACAAAACTACCCAATGGTATCGCAACACTTGTCGAAGAAGCGACTAAGCAGGGCGTTAAATTCGGTATCTGGGTAGAACCCGAAATGGTTAGCCCCAAATCCGAACTCTACGAGCAACATCCGGATTGGGTTGTCAAACAGCCACAACGTGAAGAACATTACTTCCGTAATCAGTTGATCCTGGATCTGACAAATCCCAAGGTGCAGGATTTTGTTTTCCAGATTCTGGACGACCTGTTTACTAAAAATCCGGCATTGGCCTATATCAAATGGGATTGTAATGCGGTCATTTACAATGCGCATTCCGCATTTCTAAAAGACCAAGGTGCTTTCTATGTTTCTTATGTGGAAGGCCTTTATAAAGTGCTGGAGCGCATTCGTTCGAAGTATCCGAAAGTGCCGATGATGTTGTGTTCGGGCGGTGGTGGTCGTGTGGACTATGCGGCACTTCGGTACTTTACCGAATTTTGGCCTTCGGACAATACAGACCCTCTGGAGCGTATTTTTATGCAGTACGAGTATTCGTACTTTTTCCCGGCAATCAGCACCTCCAACCATGTGACAGACTGGGGAAAACAGTCCCTCAAATTCCGTACGGATGTAGCCATGATGGGTAAACTGGGGTTTGATATTGTGGTGAGCCACCTGAAAGAACAGGATCTGTTATTCTGCCAGCAGGCGGTAAAGAATTACGACGCGCTTAAAGGAACAATATGGCACGGGGAGCAGTATCGTCTGGCCGATCCACGTGAAGGGGACTTCGCCGCCCTCAGCTATGTGAATAACCAAAAAACCGAGGCTGTCATCTTCAACTACCTGGTCAATAACCGCTATGGCATCGGAACAACCGATCCTGTCCGTTTAAAAGGACTGGATGCCCAAAAGCAATACCGGGTGGAGGAGATCAACCTGTATCCGGGAACTAAGTCGAGCTTAGGCCAGGGACAAACCTATTCGGGCGACTACCTGATGAAAGTTGGCGTAAATCCAGACCTGAATAGCAACCGTCCCAGTGTTTTACTAAAAATATCGGCACTTTAA